The Sphingobacteriales bacterium DNA segment GGTATTCCGAGAGTTAAAAACGGTTTAGGTATAGCTATCCTGTCTACGTCAAGAGGTATCCTGACAGATAAACAGGCTAAAAACCTGAAAGTAGGTGGAGAAATTATTTGCATAGTATCATAAAAAATCAGACATGTCACGCGTAGGAAAATTACCAATAACAATACCGTCAAAAACGGAAGTGAGCGTTGCAGATAATAACGTAGTCACTGTGAAAGGACCAAAAGGAACTTTGTCTGAAAGAGTAGACAGAGATATTATCGTTAAGGTAGAAGACGGTAAAATCACTTTTGAACGTCCGACAGAACAAAAACGTCATAAAGCACTGCATGGGTTGTACAGATCACTTGTAAACAATATGGTCGTGGGTGCAAGTGATGGCTATAAAAAAACATTGGATGTCGTGGGTGTTGGTTTTCGTGCCAGCAACCAGGGACAACTGCTGGAATTATCCATCGGTTACTCTCACCCTGTGTATGTTTTATTGCCGGATGAGATTAAAGTGACGACAGTATCTGAAAAAGGGCAGCCTCCCCGCATTCTGCTGGAGAGCACAGATAAACAATTGATTGGTCAGGTAGCTGCAAAAATCAGAAGTTTAAGGAAACCGGAGCCGTATAAAGGAAAAGGTATTAAATATACGGAAGAGATATTACGTAAAAAAGCGGGTAAATCTGCAGGTAAAAAATAATCGGCAGGTACGAGAGTATCTCCAGTAATTAAAATAAAATTATTGTCATGGCAGTAACGAAACTATCCAGAAGAGAAAAAATCAAATACAGAATTCGCCGTAAACTGGGCGGGACTGCAGATCGTCCGAGATTATGCATTTTCCGAAGCAACAGTGAAATCTACGCTCAGATAATTGATGACGTAACACGTAAAACATTGGTATCCGTTTCATCCCTTAAGGTGAATGGTACTAAGACAGAGCAGGCAAAAGCAGTGGGTACCGCCATAGCTGAAAAAGCGAAAGCAGCCAACATTTCTGCAGTGGTTTTTGACAGGAATGGATTTTTATATCACGGCAGGGTGAAAGCATTGGCCGATGCTGCCAGAGAAAGTGGTTTACAATTTTAATTGCATAACGATAAAAGAATATGTCAAAAGTAAAAGAAAATAAAGTCAGAGCAGCTGCAGAATTGGAGTTGAAAGAAAAAGTAGTAGGCATCCAGCGGGTGGCGAAAGTGACCAAAGGGGGCCGCACATTCAGCTTTTCAGCGCTGGTGGTGGTTGGAGATGGCAACGGAACAGTTGGACACGGCTTGGGAAAAGCA contains these protein-coding regions:
- a CDS encoding 50S ribosomal protein L18, with product MAVTKLSRREKIKYRIRRKLGGTADRPRLCIFRSNSEIYAQIIDDVTRKTLVSVSSLKVNGTKTEQAKAVGTAIAEKAKAANISAVVFDRNGFLYHGRVKALADAARESGLQF
- the rplF gene encoding 50S ribosomal protein L6; translation: MSRVGKLPITIPSKTEVSVADNNVVTVKGPKGTLSERVDRDIIVKVEDGKITFERPTEQKRHKALHGLYRSLVNNMVVGASDGYKKTLDVVGVGFRASNQGQLLELSIGYSHPVYVLLPDEIKVTTVSEKGQPPRILLESTDKQLIGQVAAKIRSLRKPEPYKGKGIKYTEEILRKKAGKSAGKK